Proteins from one Oryza sativa Japonica Group chromosome 12, ASM3414082v1 genomic window:
- the LOC4351520 gene encoding CEN-like protein 2: MSRSVEPLVVGRVIGEVIDSFNPCTKMIVTYNSNKLVFNGHEFYPSAVVSKPRVEVQGGDMRSFFTLVMTDPDVPGPSDPYLREHLHWIVTDIPGTTDASFGREIISYESPKPSIGIHRFVFVLFKQKRRQAVVVPSSRDHFNTRQFAEENELGLPVAAVYFNAQRETAARRR, translated from the exons ATGTCTAGGTCTGTGGAGCCTCTTGTTGTTGGGCGGGTGATCGGAGAAGTTATTGATTCATTCAACCCATGTACGAAGATGATAGTAACCTACAATTCAAACAAGCTTGTCTTTAATGGCCATGAGTTCTACCCATCAGCAGTTGTATCTAAACCAAGAGTCGAGGTCCAAGGGGGTGATATGCGTTCTTTCTTCACATTG GTTATGACAGACCCAGATGTGCCAGGACCAAGTGATCCATATCTAAGGGAACACCTACATTG GATTGTAACTGATATACCTGGAACAACGGATGCCTCTTTTG GACGGGAAATCATAAGCTATGAGAGCCCAAAGCCCAGCATTGGTATCCACAGGTTCGTTTTTGTGCTCTTCAAGCAGAAGCGTAGGCAGGCTGTAGTTGTGCCATCCTCTAGGGATCATTTCAATACACGCCAGTTTGCTGAGGAGAACGAACTTGGCCTTCCTGTCGCTGCTGTCTACTTCAATGCTCAGAGAGAGACTGCTGCCAGGAGACGCTAA